aactaagaatcgcaccccaaaaccaattgaatcaaacttaagaacttcaagttcttcaatttacttccaatgcgtcGAAACGTAGTtaaactactcgaaatgacaccaaattttgcgtgcaagtcttaaatgacattatgaaACTATTTTCGATCTCGGAATTCCGTTTGGACcttgatatcaccaaaacccgctcccaatcaaatttaaagaacttctaaaactttcaagaaccaactttcactattaggcgccaaaacgctcccgggtcatccaaaatccaatCCGAATATACgtccaagttcgaaatcatcatacgcaCCTATTAAAACCATCAAATTCCTATTCCGATGTCGtctactcaaaatgttgaccgaagtcaaacttggccttttaagccaaccttaaggaaccaagtattccgatttcaacccgaacctttccaaatcccgaactaaccatcctcgcaagtcataaatagtaaaagcatgtacgagaagtcttatttagaGGAATATGGTTCTAGAAATTagaacgactggtcgggtcgttacgcTTCCAGTCCTTTGTTTGTCCATTCCTCTGACATTCCCGGGATCTCTttaattctttttcctttttcagggAATGGCTTTGGGAGGTGGAAGAGTAAGATGATAGTTGCCTTGTTCGTAAAGAATAAGATAGCCTTTGTTGATGGTACATGCACTAGGCCAAGTACCAGTGGACCTCAAAAGAAAATTTGGGATAGGTGCAATAATATGGTAATTTCCTAGCTGACTAGTTACCTTTCCCCTGAAATAGCAGAAAGTGTGCAGTACTCTGAAACTACTCAAAGTATTTGGACTCAGCTCTAAGCTAGACATGTGACTGAAAATAGGGCAAAGATTTCTGAACTTAAACGAGAATTAGCCTATAATTCCCGGGGAGCACTAGACATAGCTTCCTATTTTAATAAATTGAAGAAATTATGGGATGAACTAGGGGTCATTTGCACTGATCATGCACAAAGATGCACTTGTGCTGCTAAGCCTGGTATTCAACATGAGGATGAGGAGAACAAACTTTTCCAATTCCTAATGGGTTTAAATGAGATATATATGGGTGTCAGGAGCAATTTACTTATGATGCAAcctccaccaagtcttgacaACGCTTATAATATACTGCTTAATAATGAAAAGCAAAGATAAGTTCAATCTAATTCCCAGTTCAACCCTGATTCAATGTCTTTCAATGTAAACACTAATGCAAAGGTGGGTCCTAATCCTGGTGTCAGTCATGTCCCAACCTTCAATCCTAATCCTAATCCCACTCTTCCCAGGCAATATCCACAAAGAGGAAATTTTGACCAGAACAAGGTGAACCTGTTCTGTAAATACTGCAAGAAATCTGGACATTTAATTGATACTTCAAACTTCATAGGTTTCCACAAAaatctaaggtcttcaagggaaAGAGAATTGTTGTTTTTAGTGTTGATAGTTCAGAACATGGTAATCCTAAGTTCAATGGTCACGAGTCTGCCCCTAATTTCACTGAGGGTATCCACCCAACTCCTACTGCTCATGCTGGCGAGACTCATAATTTAGTCATTCCAGGGTTTACGAGACAGTAGTATGCTCAATTGATCAGTCTGTTGCAACATTCAACTTTGGGAGAGTCTACCAATCCTTCATCCAATCTTATGTGTTCTGCTAACTTTGCTGGTAGTATGCTAACTCAGAGTCCTATTTCTGGTTCTAAACTTTGCATGCTTACACATATTGATTCTGTCACATGGATAATAGATTCAAGGGCAACCGATCATATGACTtctaataaggacttacttactaATATTGTTCCTCTACCTATACTCTATCTTGTCACCCTCCCCAATGGGTACAAAGTAAAAGTGACTTTAATATGATCTTTTGCTTTGACTCCTTCTATTACATTACACAATATTTTGTTCATTCCTTCTTTTCAACACAAGTTAATTTCAGTTCATAAGTTGATAAAATAATTGCACTGTATAGTACTATTCACTTTCACTTCCTGTCTGTTACATATGCTACAAACCCTTTCTTTGAAGATGCCTCTGGAACTTGATAAAGAGAAAGCTGGTTTATACAAGCAATCTTGGAAGAGACCAGCAGACTCAGTACCATTTTCTGTGCATTTTGTTCCTATTTCATGCAGTAATGTTTCTTCCTGTAATTCTAGCAATATTTCTCATTCTGTAGTATTATTTCCTATTTCACAGATGAACCTTTGTCATGTAATAATATTGTTCATAATAATATGGATCATGTTTGGCATCAAAGGCTAGCACATATTCCTTTTACTGCTATAAAACATATATCTGTTTTGTCTACTTCTCTGCCATCTAGACaatatttttcttgttttatttgtccTATGGCTAGACAGACTAGGCTTCATTTTCCTGACAGCTCCATTAAAACCACTAGACCTTTTCAACTGATACACATTGATATATGAGGTCCTTATCACACACCTACATCTTCTGGTTCCAaatattttcttgtaattgttgATGACTTCTCAAGAGCAACTTGGACTCATTTATTAGGGTCCAAAAGTAATGCTTTCTCTTTAATCAAAGCCTTCTTAGCTATGGTTCACACCCAATTTAATGTGTCAGTCCAAACTATTAGGAGTGACAATGCTTTGGAGTTGGGATCTAGCCATGCTACTTCTTCTTTTCTTACTGAGCATGGGATCATTCATCAAACTACTTGTCCTCACACACCCTAACAAAATGGTGTGGTTTAAAGAAAACACATGACCCTTCTTGAAGCATTTAGAGCCTTACTCTTTCAGTCTAAACTTCCAGTTAATTTTTTGGGGGATTGTCTTTTAACTGCTACTTACATGATTAATAGGATCCCATCTAGACTTCTTCAGAATAGATCTCCCTATGAGGTTCTGTATGGGAAGCCTTATAACTATTCTCATTTAAGGGTATTTAGGTGTTTGGCTTATTCTACTATTCTAATTCCCCAAAGGGATAAGCTCTAGCCCAGAGCTATTTCCTGTGTCTTTCTAGGTTATTCTTTTGCCAAGAAAGGTTACAAGCTCTATAATTTGACTACTAGGTAATGTTTTGTTTCCAGAGATGTTATTTTCCATGAGCATTGTTTTCCTTTTACCACCCCCCCTCCTTTCTTTGTACCCTTTATGCCTACTGTCATGCTGCTCCTCTTAATGATGTACCTTTTCCTACTTCTCCTCTACATCCCTCtgattcttctccttctccttctccttctccttttccttcttcttcttcttcttcttcttcttcttcttcttcttcttccccttcTTTTACTTCTTCCTCTACTAACTCTACTTTTTCTCATGGTGCTCCATCTCCTATACTTTTCAATCATGATATACCTTTCCCTCTTTCCTATTCTCCTTCTCCTGTTCTTAGGAAGCCTTCTAGACAACATGCTACTCCTTCATATTTGCAGGATTATGTTTGCAAACTTCCTTCTTTCTCTGCAGCCCATTCTTCCTCACAATTTTTAGAGTCTGAACCTGCTAATTACTCTCAGGCCGCTTTAGTTCCAGCATGGCAGGATGCTGTGAGAAAGGAATTTGAAACTTTAGACTCCAATCAGACTTAGGATGTTATTCCTCTACCTGCTGGGAAGAAGCCTATAGGGTATAAATAGATGTATAAAATCAAATATAATGCTGATGGTAGTGTTGAGAGATACAAAGCTAGGCTTGTCATGATGGGTGATACTCAGGCTGAAGGTTTTGATTTTACTGAAACCTTCTCCCATGTAGTTAATGTCTACTGTCAAGTATTTAATGGTTGTGGCTGTTAAGGAACATTGGTCTCTTTCTCAATTAGATTTCAGCAGTGCTTTCCTCCATGGAGATCAAGATGAGGAGGTTTATATAAAATTACCCCAAGGGTTGTCTGTGTCTACTCCTTTTACTTCTCTGCCCCTTGTTTGCAAACTGAAGAATTTTCTCTATGGTCTTAGGTAGGCTTCTAGGCAATAATATGCCAAGTTATCCCAGGCTTTGTATTCTAGGGGTTATACTCATTCCCTCAATAACTATTCCCTGTTTGTCAAAGGTAATCTTGGGCATTTGGTCCTTTTGGttgtctatgttgatgatatcattatTATTGGGGATGATACTGTTGAGATTTCTTCTCTAAAGCAGTTCCTAGACTCTGAGTTTAAGATCAAAGATCTGGCTCTTTGCACTATTTCCTAGGCATTGAGGTGTGTCATGTTTCTGGTGGGATTGTTCTCAATCAAAAGAAATTTGTCTCAGATTTGCTTCAGCAGTTTGGCTGCACTTCTGTTACTCCTGCGGTCTGTCCTTTGGAGTTGCACACTAAATTGCATGTTGATTTTGGTGATTTGCTCCCTACACCTAAGTCCTATAGAAGTCTGGTGGGGAAGTTGCTCTTTCTCACCCATACTAGACCTGgtatttgttttgttgttcaacattTGAGTCAATTTCTGAAATCTCCTAGGGTCCCTCATATGTATGATACTCTCTATGTTCTGAGATATTTCAAGGGCACTATGGATCTGGTTTTGTATTATTCTGATTCTCTTGACTTATCTATCACTGCATATTCAGATAGTGACTGGGCTGCTTGCCGTGACACTAGGAGGTCTATCATTGGATTATGTATTTTTTGGGTGGTATCCTCATTAGTTGGAAGTCCAAAAATAACATGTTGTTTTCACTTTCTTCTACTGAGGCTGAATACAGGGCTTTGAGCAAGGTGGTTGCTGAGTTGACTTGGTTTTCCAGGCTCTTGAATGATTTTGTTGTTCCTGTTATGCTTTATTTTTATGTCTTTTGTGATAATCAGGCTGCCCTGCATATAGCCAAATATCATGTTTTTCATAAACAGACCAAATATATTATGGTTGATTGCCATTTCATTAGGAACAAGCTTGGTGATGGGCTAATTCAATTATTTCATGTTTCTACCACCAAGCAGTTGGCTGATCTACTCACCAAACCTTTGCCTGGCAATCTTCATCACCATTTCTTATCCAAGTTGCAGATGGTTTtcccctccaacttgaggggggtgTTGACATGATGGAGTATTTAGCTTCTAGTCCCAACCACAAACTTAGTGGCTAGTCATATAATAGGCCATAGTATTTATTTTGGCTATCTTTGTAAATATTGTTTCAGCTTGTTTTAGTTAGTGTATTAGTTAGGAGGCTAATTTAATTGTATTGGGCACCCGACTGAGGCCCACTATATAAATATACAGTGTTGGATCTAGAAGGATCCATCGgcatttttctctcattttgtttttctCATATGAAAGTATCCTCTCTCTGCGTTGAAAACCCTAACCAAATTTTTCCAAATTGTTCGATCTAGAAGGTTATCATTTTCCAATAGCAAGAAACTAATTCTAATTTCTACATGTTAAAATAAATATGCTTGttgaattaatttaattaaaagaagaaggagaggaggaggaggaggagatgaTTTATATTAAGAACAAACTAATTTCAATTTCTATCAGTTAAAATTTATATCACGACACCCCAGAAAAATGGTTAGCCAAAATATAAAATACTCTCTACGACGCCGAATAGGGAATTTCGAAGTATCTCTTATCGGCTAAACTGCTATTGGCGTTTGATAGCCGTTTAAACCATCTCCTTAAACCCCGGCTGATAAAAATATCCTACATGCTCCTTCGTTACACCTCCCGATATGGCAGTCTCTGCTAAAACCCCAACTACTTCCCTCCCTTCCTTAGACCTCCCAAACCCTCAATTCTCTAAACTCCATTCTTCTAAATCTCTAAACTTTTCTCACATCTTCCAAAAATCCCACCTTTTATTCTTAAAAAAAACCCAGCAAAATTTCCTCCTCAGCTCCTCCTCCACCTCAACTCCCACCACTGACCCCAATTCCCATCTTATCCAGCTATGTTCCCACAACCAGCTAGAACAAGCCATAATATTCTTAAAGTCAGTAAAAGAACTTCATGGGACTATAGAAGAAGAAACATTTGTTTTATTAGCTAGGCTTTGTGAATTTAAGAGGGCATCTAACGAAGCATGTGAAGTTTTTTCATGTATACTTAACTGTATGTCCCAGTTAAGCTTGAGACTAGGAAATGCATTGTTGAGCATGTTTGTTAGGCTGGGGAATTtgggtgatgcttggtatgtttTTGGGAAAATGGAGGAAAGAGATGTGTTTTCTTGGAATGTTTTGATTGGTGGGTATGCGAAAAATGGTTACTTTGATGAGGCTTTGGATTTGTATCAAAGGATGTTGTGGGTTGGTGTTAGACCTGATGTGTATACGTTTCCGTGTGTTTTGAGGACTTGTGGTGGCTTGCCTGACTGGAAAATGGGTAGGGAGATACATGCTCATGTTTTTAGATTTGGGTATGAGTCGGAAATTGATGTGGTTAATGCTTTGGTTACTATGTATGTGAAATGTGGTGATGTGTTCATTGCGAGGATGGTGTTTGATGGAATGCCTAGGAGAGATACAATTTCTTGGAATGCTATGATTGCAGGTTACTTTGAGAACAATGAGTTTTCGGAAGGGTTGAAGTTGTTTTCGTCGAtgagggaatttggattttttcCGGATTTGATGACCATGACAAGTGTGATTTCAGCTTGTGAGGCTCTTGGGGATGAGAGTTTAGGGAAGGCGCTTCATGGGTACGTGTCAAGAATGGATTTTTATAGTGATGTTTCGGTGCACAACTCTCTCATTCAACTTTATTCGGCTATTGGGAGTTGGGAGGAAGCAGAGAAGATCTTTGATAGGATCCAGTGTAAAGATGTAGTTTCATGGACTGCAATGATTTCGGGTTATGAGAGTAATGGGTTTCCTGAGAAGGCTGTGGAGACGTACAAAATGATGGAGCTAGAAGGTGTCATGCCGGATGAGATTACTATTGCTTCTGTTCTATCTGCCTGTACTTCATTGGGCCTTCTAGAAATGGGTGTTAAGCTTCATGAACTAGCCGAAAGGAGAGGACTTACAGCATACGTGATTGTTTCAAACACTCTGATCGACTTTTATTCGAAGTGCAACTGTATTGACAAGGCATTGGAAATTTTCCACAGGATACCAGATAAAAATGTCATATCTTGGACATCTATCATTCTTGGTCTTCGGATTAATAATCACAGTTTGGAAGCTTTGATTTTGTTTAGTCAAATGAAACGCTATCAGGATCCCAATACCGTTACCTTAGTGTCTGTCCTCTCTGCATGTTCTAGAATCGGTGCACTGATGTGTGGTAAAGAAATACATGCATATGTATTGAGGAACGCTATGGCATTTCATGGTTTTTTACCCAATGCACTCCTTGACTTCTATGTGAGGTGTGGAAGGATTGCCCCTGCACTGAATCTGTTTAATATGCAGAAAAAGGATGTTACTGCTTGGAATATTTTGCTGACTGGCTATGCTCAGCGAGGGCAAGGTGCACTCGCGGTTGAGCTTTTTGATGGAATGCTTACTTCAAAAGTAAAGCCTGACGAGATTACTTTCATTTCTCTGTTACGTGCTTGTAGTAGATCCGGGTTGGTGACTAAAGGCCTTGACTATTTAAATAGCATGGAGAGTAAATATTGCATTGTTCCAAATCTGAAGCATTATGCTTGTGTGGTTGATCTGCTAGGCCGTGCAGGTCTAGTGGAGGATGCTTATGATTTTATTATAACATTGCCTGTGAAACCTGATTCTGCTATCTGGGGGGCTTTATTGAATGCGTGTAGGATCCACAGGCAGGTTGAACTTGGAGAACTAGCTGCTAGACATATTCTTGAAACTGATGAGAGAAGTGTTGGGTATTATGTTCTCCTATGTAACTTCTATTCCGACAGTGGCAGATGGGATGAAGTTGCAACGTTAAGGAAGATTATGATAGAAAGAGGACTGACTGTTGATCCTGGTTGCAGCTGGATAGAAGTAAAGGGAAATGTACATGCATTCCTTAGTGGTGATAATTTCCACCCCAAAATTAAGGAAATCAATGCGGTTTTGGAAGGATTTTATGAAAAAATGAAAACAGCACGTCGTAGTGAATCAGAAAGATATATAGTAAATGAGGTTGAAGATTCAAAAGCCGAGATCTTTTGTGGACACAGCGAGAGACTGGCTATTGCATTTGGGCTTATAAATACTGCTCCAGGGACACCAATTTGGGTCACAAAGAATCTCTATATGTGCAAGAGCTGTCATGACACAATCAAGTTTATCTCTGAGGTTGTCCGGAGGGAGATTTCAGTTAGAGACACTGAGCATTTCCACCATTTTAAGGATGGAAGATGCACATGTGGGGATGAAAATTATTTGGGAGAAACTTGAAATTCATAACAGGGGAGAATCAATTCACAGTTAGCAAAATAGAATCTTTTGCTTGTGAACGGGCAGCGCCAGGTTACATAGAATGGAAGCTGAATTAGCTCCTGGCTAGAGAACTCAATACACCCCCGAAGGTGCTATTGCTGATATTTAATGATGTGGTAGACTGCTAAATCTCATCCACAGTCCAGCACTGCACGTCTGTTGCTTCCGCAGATAACATCAACTGCCCTTCTGCAGGAATGTTTATTTCCCCTGTGGTAATGATCTTGAAAGCTAGAACATTGTGAAATGTTTGCAATCTCAAAAGACAATTTACTCAACATAGAGATGCCTGATGCACTGTATATAGCACATACCTTTCTATCATACTCGAAGATAGACGCTAGTCCTTTGTTACTTTAGCGAAGTGGATATAGAAACCTGTATATCTTGGTGGTGGTATGACTTTGTGCTCAAAGAGCGGGGAAGCTTGTCTAGATAATAGTACATGTTGTTGCGTGTAGAACTGC
This DNA window, taken from Nicotiana tabacum cultivar K326 chromosome 4, ASM71507v2, whole genome shotgun sequence, encodes the following:
- the LOC107806955 gene encoding pentatricopeptide repeat-containing protein At1g15510, chloroplastic, with amino-acid sequence MAVSAKTPTTSLPSLDLPNPQFSKLHSSKSLNFSHIFQKSHLLFLKKTQQNFLLSSSSTSTPTTDPNSHLIQLCSHNQLEQAIIFLKSVKELHGTIEEETFVLLARLCEFKRASNEACEVFSCILNCMSQLSLRLGNALLSMFVRLGNLGDAWYVFGKMEERDVFSWNVLIGGYAKNGYFDEALDLYQRMLWVGVRPDVYTFPCVLRTCGGLPDWKMGREIHAHVFRFGYESEIDVVNALVTMYVKCGDVFIARMVFDGMPRRDTISWNAMIAGYFENNEFSEGLKLFSSMREFGFFPDLMTMTSVISACEALGDESLGKALHGYVSRMDFYSDVSVHNSLIQLYSAIGSWEEAEKIFDRIQCKDVVSWTAMISGYESNGFPEKAVETYKMMELEGVMPDEITIASVLSACTSLGLLEMGVKLHELAERRGLTAYVIVSNTLIDFYSKCNCIDKALEIFHRIPDKNVISWTSIILGLRINNHSLEALILFSQMKRYQDPNTVTLVSVLSACSRIGALMCGKEIHAYVLRNAMAFHGFLPNALLDFYVRCGRIAPALNLFNMQKKDVTAWNILLTGYAQRGQGALAVELFDGMLTSKVKPDEITFISLLRACSRSGLVTKGLDYLNSMESKYCIVPNLKHYACVVDLLGRAGLVEDAYDFIITLPVKPDSAIWGALLNACRIHRQVELGELAARHILETDERSVGYYVLLCNFYSDSGRWDEVATLRKIMIERGLTVDPGCSWIEVKGNVHAFLSGDNFHPKIKEINAVLEGFYEKMKTARRSESERYIVNEVEDSKAEIFCGHSERLAIAFGLINTAPGTPIWVTKNLYMCKSCHDTIKFISEVVRREISVRDTEHFHHFKDGRCTCGDENYLGET